The following proteins are co-located in the Silene latifolia isolate original U9 population chromosome 1, ASM4854445v1, whole genome shotgun sequence genome:
- the LOC141594936 gene encoding protein gamma response 1, which translates to MQCNYLDSEKSPEMGLPVEGNDTKYISGLSTILVASIQEAKDRISQVEYIFCSQLYPNFQKNSKCAEKLYSEARAVAEDEWKGQVSDLKNQLNGIFVEKEQAIEECKAAQTENVKLLERVAVLEEMLATKTKEVDEGSRFHAKLLEVVESKSSVIISIEKQLKEKEEKINSLLEKFREQEEKVMTLSKDLQEKHEEVNKGKKLEKEFIRKIDTQTLTISNHEQMVSNFEKEKKQLAVQLENMEACVSGLRNELRRKSIELEEATHLQEQSVEQVNRNKSELTKKEQLLSACEKEKQVLLSRITNLENNVEECRDKPRNGTSMTPNVNVLAKQLELKNAELSAESQKRRDVVAAYKKLKSQQIFLLRKLGPTSEGMLLQIKEEEGSDHLSNDNKTSAPPEIKIKNPVGNVFGAELSKVKKEVDSMQNSDDELSGQLNQMANSRSPPCSSSPVRTNWTTKKVLSSSAGTKRPASGWRETRSRQSPGGADPHDDFLDTPYDNIRGNLIKAVQDNQHNATTLNSKEAVSDSSDDETQDMRPRPGPDKHVQKARKVGPKDFKFVEPVRKKAERENLNGIECKQCKKFYDAVHGDGEGKEGEINKHNLRCEHHDGVSRHRYRYIPPMTPEGFWNIGFDTEN; encoded by the exons ATGCAATGTAATTATTTGGACTCGGAGAAGAGTCCGGAAATGGGCCTTCCCGTGGAGGGCAATGACACAAAGTACATATCAGGGCTGAGCACTATTCTAGTGGCTTCAATCCAAGAAGCCAAAGATAGAATTTCGCAGGTGGAGTATATCTTTTGTAGTCAGCTTTACCCCAATTTTCAGAAGAACTCAAAATGTGCTGAGAAGTTGTATTCTGAAGCAAGGGCAGTTGCCGAAGACGAGTGGAAAGGACAAGTTAGTGACCTGAAGAATCAATTAAACGGCATTTTTGTTGAGAAGGAACAAGCCATTGAAGAATGCAAGGCTGCCCAAACCGAGAATGTGAAGCTACTCGAAAGAGTTGCTGTGCTGGAGGAGATGTTGGCCACAAAGACAAAAGAGGTTGATGAAGGATCGCGGTTTCATGCTAAGTTGCTTGAAGTTGTTGAGTCGAAGTCATCTGTCATTATAAGCATTGAAAAGCAGttgaaagaaaaagaagagaaaataaACTCCCTCCTTGAAAAGTTCAGAGAACAGGAGGAAAAGGTCATGACTCTCAGCAAAGATCTTCAAGAAAAGCATGAAGAGGTTAATAAGGGAAAAAAGTTGGAAAAGGAGTTTATTCGGAAGATTGATACACAAACGCTGACCATTTCTAACcatgagcaaatggtcagtaatTTTGAGAAAGAAAAGAAACAACTTGCAGTGCAGCTAGAAAACATGGAAGCCTGTGTAAGTGGTCTAAGAAACGAGCTTAGGAGAAAAAGCATTGAATTAGAGGAGGCGACTCATTTGCAAGAACAATCAGTCGAACAAGTCAACAGAAACAAGTCTGAATTGACAAAGAAGGAACAGCTGCTGAGTGCATGTGAGAAAGAGAAGCAAGTACTTCTGTCTAGAATTACTAATTTGGAAAACAACGTTGAAGAATGTCGGGATAAGCCTAGAAACGGGACTAGCATGACGCCCAATGTTAATGTTTTGGCCAAACAGCTTGAACTTAAAAACGCTGAGTTATCAGCAGAATCTCAGAAACGAAGAGATGTTGTCGCTGCATATAAAAAGCTTAAATCCCAGCAAATTTTCCTTCTTAGGAAATTAGGTCCTACCAGTGAAGGGATGCTGCTCCAGATTAAGGAAGAAGAGGGAAGTGATCACTTAAGCAACGATAACAAAACTTCTGCACCACCTG aaatcaaaataaaaaatccTGTAGGTAATGTATTCGGTGCTGAACTAAGCAAAGTAAAGAAAGAAGTTGATTCCATGCAGAACTCAGACGATGAACTAAGTGGCCAACTAAATCAAATGGCTAACTCCCGCTCTCCACCTTGTTCTTCATCTCCTGTCCGAACAAATTGGACCACCAAAAAAGTTCTGAGCTCATCAGCTGGCACAAAGCGCCCTGCATCTGGCTGGAGAGAGACTCGCTCTCGTCAAAGCCCTGGTGGGGCTGACCCACATGATGATTTCCTTGATACCCCTTACGACAACATTAGAGGAAACCTAATCAAGGCAGTGCAGGACAATCAGCACAATGCTACAACCCTTAATTCCAAAGAGGCGGTTTCTGATAGCTCCGATGATGAAACACAAGACATGCGACCTAGACCTGGTCCAGATAAGCACGTACAGAAAGCACGGAAAGTTGGCCCAAAAGACTTCAAATTTGTGGAGCCTGTCAGGAAAAAAGCTGAGAGAGAGAACCTGAATGGAATAGAATGCAAACAGTGTAAAAAGTTTTATGATGCTGTGCATGGTGATGGTGAGGGCAAAGAAGGAGAAATTAACAAACATAATCTTCGATGTGAGCATCATGATGGTGTTTCACGGCACAGGTATCGGTATATTCCTCCGATGACCCCTGAGGGGTTTTGGAATATTG